The Pithys albifrons albifrons isolate INPA30051 chromosome 13, PitAlb_v1, whole genome shotgun sequence genome has a segment encoding these proteins:
- the LOC139678175 gene encoding phosphopantothenoylcysteine decarboxylase-like yields the protein MTPQAGCEGADASLRGIVEGSIRPILHIELWWADLMVVAPLDANTLAKVANGICDNLLTCVIHAWDLSKPLLFCPAMNTAMWEHPISAQQVEQLKGFGYTEIPCVVKKLVCGDEGRGAMAEVRTILERVKEILEELDVPGQS from the exons atgacccctcaggctgggtgtgaaggtgctgatgcctccctgAGGGGGA TTGTGGAAGGGTCCATCAGACCCATCCTGCACATCGAGCTCTGGTGGGCTGATCTGATGGTGGTGGCACCTCTGGATGCCAACACGCTGGCAAAGGTTGCCAATGGCATCTGTGACAACCTGCTG ACTTGTGTCATCCATGCATGGGATCTGAGCAAacctctgctcttctgcccAGCCATGAACACAGCCATGTGGGAGCATCCCATCTCAGCTCAGCAGGTGGAGCAGCTGAAAGGCTTTGGCTACACAGAGATCCCCTGTGTAGTCAAGAAACTCGTGTGTGGAGATGAAG GCCGAGGTGCCATGGCAGAAGTGAGGACCATCCTGGAAAGAGTTAAAGAGATCCTTGAAGAGCtggatgtgccagggcagagctga